A genomic region of Polynucleobacter necessarius contains the following coding sequences:
- a CDS encoding MAPEG family protein produces MLLITSIIASVLAIIFIKPSFTVIGLRRKNKIGLGSGGHEDLERAIRAQGNFAEYAPFGIILIACLELNGAPWWMVAIPGITLIIGRLIHAVGINRPPPDFSKRVLGMKFTFSTLITLVAMNLGWPLYRWF; encoded by the coding sequence ATGCTACTCATTACCTCAATCATCGCCTCTGTTTTAGCCATCATTTTTATCAAACCCTCTTTTACTGTTATTGGCCTTCGCAGGAAGAATAAGATTGGTTTAGGCAGTGGCGGGCATGAAGATTTAGAGAGGGCTATTCGTGCTCAAGGCAACTTTGCTGAGTATGCCCCTTTTGGAATTATCTTAATTGCTTGTCTTGAATTAAATGGAGCGCCTTGGTGGATGGTTGCCATTCCTGGCATTACTTTAATTATTGGGCGCCTTATCCATGCCGTGGGAATTAATCGGCCGCCGCCTGATTTCAGCAAGCGGGTGCTTGGAATGAAATTTACATTCAGCACGCTCATTACCTTAGTGGCAATGAATTTAGGCTGGCCTCTTTATAGATGGTTTTAG
- a CDS encoding haloacid dehalogenase type II, whose translation MYKLVAFDAYGTLFDVYSMGQLAEELFPGHGQAFALMWRDRQIEYTRLVTMSDPSANGSKYYLPFWELTIRSLRYVCKRMSLNLTPEYEKRLMDQYAKLTGFEDSLTVLKAIKEKGLSTAILSNGSREMLATVVESNGLKPYLDKVVIIEDVQLFKTAPQAYELLLKAFPVTKEEILFVSSNAWDALAAKWYGFDVFWVNRLGHPFEEIGERPNYEGSPLSKVLEVI comes from the coding sequence ATGTATAAACTCGTTGCCTTTGACGCCTACGGCACATTGTTTGATGTTTACTCTATGGGGCAATTAGCAGAAGAATTATTTCCAGGGCATGGTCAGGCCTTTGCTTTGATGTGGCGCGATCGCCAAATCGAATACACCCGATTAGTGACGATGAGTGATCCTAGTGCTAATGGCAGCAAATACTACCTCCCGTTTTGGGAGCTAACTATTCGCTCGTTGCGGTATGTGTGCAAGCGCATGAGCTTGAATCTCACGCCTGAATATGAAAAACGCCTGATGGATCAATATGCCAAGCTCACTGGCTTTGAAGATAGTCTGACCGTACTTAAGGCCATCAAAGAAAAAGGTTTGTCTACTGCGATCTTGTCTAACGGCAGTAGAGAAATGTTAGCCACTGTTGTCGAGAGCAATGGCTTAAAGCCCTATCTAGATAAGGTTGTAATAATTGAAGATGTGCAGCTATTTAAAACGGCTCCTCAGGCCTATGAGTTATTGCTAAAAGCATTCCCTGTGACAAAAGAAGAAATTTTGTTTGTGTCTAGTAATGCCTGGGATGCCTTAGCTGCCAAGTGGTATGGTTTTGATGTGTTTTGGGTTAATCGTTTAGGCCACCCCTTTGAAGAGATTGGAGAGAGGCCCAATTACGAAGGTAGCCCACTTAGTAAAGTATTAGAAGTGATCTAA
- a CDS encoding tautomerase family protein codes for MPLVRIDLSNKHPQSFARQVGDIVYNVMREQINVPEDDKFQIITRHDSMELNIPKSYLGIEYSEGIIFIQATISFGRTVEVKKSLYKAICGALVQALGVRPQDVFINLLEVNKENWSFGNGEMQYADKD; via the coding sequence ATGCCATTAGTCAGAATTGATTTAAGCAACAAGCACCCCCAAAGCTTTGCTCGGCAAGTTGGAGACATTGTCTATAACGTCATGCGTGAGCAAATCAATGTTCCTGAAGACGATAAGTTTCAAATAATTACTAGGCACGATTCAATGGAGCTCAATATTCCCAAAAGCTATCTGGGAATTGAATATTCCGAGGGAATCATTTTTATTCAGGCGACAATCAGCTTTGGCCGAACTGTTGAGGTGAAAAAGAGCTTATACAAAGCCATCTGCGGGGCTTTAGTTCAAGCGCTTGGGGTTAGGCCTCAAGACGTCTTCATAAACTTGCTTGAAGTGAATAAAGAAAACTGGTCATTTGGCAATGGCGAGATGCAATACGCAGATAAGGATTAA
- a CDS encoding cytochrome b/b6 domain-containing protein, giving the protein MNNKQTILVWDVPIRVFHWLLVICFAGAWLTSESERLQMIHYAFGYSAVALVLFRLVWGFIGTKYARFHQFIKGPKEMIAHAKGLLGGHQHIMPGHNPVGGIVMLGLMLVILLIGLTGYWTVKEFLGDFMSGAHEAIASLALGLVIIHIAAAVIMSLLQKENLVLAMMNGKKMGYLNKQFDFLSI; this is encoded by the coding sequence ATGAACAATAAACAAACTATCTTGGTATGGGATGTGCCAATCCGTGTTTTTCATTGGCTCTTGGTGATCTGCTTTGCTGGGGCTTGGCTTACGTCAGAGAGTGAGCGACTCCAAATGATTCACTACGCATTTGGTTATTCCGCTGTCGCCTTAGTTCTATTTAGGTTGGTGTGGGGTTTTATTGGAACGAAGTACGCTCGCTTTCATCAGTTCATTAAAGGCCCTAAAGAAATGATCGCGCATGCCAAGGGGCTGTTGGGTGGTCATCAACATATAATGCCTGGGCATAATCCAGTTGGCGGCATTGTGATGCTTGGTCTAATGCTGGTGATTTTATTAATCGGACTCACAGGTTACTGGACTGTTAAGGAGTTTCTTGGCGACTTCATGAGCGGAGCGCACGAAGCAATTGCCAGCCTTGCTTTGGGTTTGGTAATCATTCATATTGCTGCGGCAGTCATCATGAGCCTACTTCAAAAAGAAAATTTAGTTCTGGCAATGATGAATGGCAAAAAAATGGGTTACCTGAACAAGCAATTCGATTTCCTCAGTATTTGA
- a CDS encoding diheme cytochrome c produces the protein MKKLFTFLLVTLVTSSAFAAKMPMPSDMPKSYDAECASCHMAYPPGLLSEQSWQNVMGSLSKHFGTDASIDEKDKNEITNWLKKNAATRQKYSELAPGNRITKTSWFIRKHDEIKADVWKRQGVKSPANCGACHTGAAEGVFSEKNVSIPGK, from the coding sequence ATGAAAAAACTATTTACATTCTTGCTTGTTACTTTGGTTACGAGCTCAGCATTTGCCGCAAAGATGCCCATGCCATCAGACATGCCAAAATCTTATGATGCTGAGTGCGCTAGCTGCCACATGGCTTACCCGCCAGGTTTGTTAAGCGAGCAGAGTTGGCAAAATGTGATGGGGAGTCTTAGCAAGCACTTTGGCACAGACGCGAGCATTGATGAAAAAGACAAAAACGAAATTACGAATTGGCTTAAGAAAAATGCCGCAACCAGGCAAAAATATTCTGAGCTAGCCCCGGGTAATCGCATTACAAAAACCTCCTGGTTTATTCGTAAGCATGATGAAATCAAGGCCGATGTTTGGAAAAGGCAGGGTGTAAAAAGCCCTGCTAACTGTGGCGCATGTCATACCGGTGCGGCAGAAGGAGTCTTTAGCGAAAAGAACGTTTCGATACCAGGCAAATGA